The following DNA comes from Rosa rugosa chromosome 5, drRosRugo1.1, whole genome shotgun sequence.
TAATGTTTCCAGATTTTGGAAGCTTTGGTAACTGCGTGAGGACAATAGAGGTGCAGGTGATGTAATCAGTTCTTCTTGGATGCCTTGGGTCTTGACAAATCCTTCTAATAGAAACCCAATGGAATGGTAAGGAATTTCGACAAACTCTCCCCTTATGTAAACAGTCGTTGTTGACCTTTCAGCAACAAGAACTCTTAAATCTTGCATTGACATCTTCTCAAACTTTTGTGGAAGGAGAAGTTTCAGAAGCATAATAGCACTTTCCTAAAAGCAAATTAAACTAGATCAAATTAGTGATATATAATAGTTGCATTCTATTTCCGAAACTCCTATCATATTATCTTCTTACATTTGCCATGTTAACACATCAAACTCGATATTCTTTATATTGTTATTTGGACAGTGATGGATATTTATCTCGCACATGTAAGCAAACAGTTCCATAATTCCCTTACACCGTTTTAGTAGGTAACAAGAAAGAGGATGGCAAATGTAACAAGAACGAAAGTTTAGTGTCCCAATACCTGCCATAGGAAGTCTTCTACTGAAGGATCAGACCTGAGCATTGAATGTATCTCGTGATTTTCAATGAAAAAGCACAGAACCACTGAATCTGTGATGATATCACAAATATAGGGCTTTCCAGTAAGCACTTCATATAGGCCCAAAGTACTCCCATGAGTAAAAGTTGGATGCAGTGAATGCTTGTTTTTCATGCTCTTACTTGTCCACTGCCAAATATAATTCTCATTCATCATATTATTCATCAGTAACGTCAGAAAATAGTGCCACAACTGACTTTAATTACCTTGACTACCCCAGTGGAAATAAGCCAAATACCAGTAGGCTTGGAGCCCTCCTTGTAAAGTGTCACACCACGTAATTTCATTGTTTCCTTAGTAGAACCTTCAAGTTGTTCACGAACTGAAGAAGGCAGAGCCCCCATCAGAGGATTGATATTAATCAAATCAGTTATTTTTGGAACCTTTACCATCGGGGGATTCCTTAGAAGCTTTTTCAGGTCAGTCTgcatgaaaaacaaaataataattttcaTCATGATaatgattcacaaatgaaacAAGTATTATAGATAACGAAAACATCACTAAGAGGCACCTGGACAGCATCATGAAGATGGAGCATCTCTTTTTCTTCCAGCAGGCCAACCTTCTCAAGGTTTTGGAGATAATCAATTAAATGGTTCAGAACCGAGTATGTTACTTGTCTTGTTTTCACAACGCGCAAAACCTGAAAACAGTCGTACAAAATTTTTACATCAAAGATAATCTCATGACCATATATTCTTCCTATGCAAGTATTTTAAACAGAAATTGTGAGGTCCAATGGACTGGCTACAGAACTTACAAAAAGGAATCCAGTACAAGTATCATAGCACAACAGAAGGAAAGTTAACTAACAAACCTGAGGAAATGTAACACGAACATCTTCCAGGAATTTCTTTGCTTCTTCTCCTTCTGCCTCACTTTCATTAATGATGATAGAAGCAATATCACTATCACCTAAGTGCGTAATCAGATGTAGGCAAATCATTATCACTAATTCACTATCAACCTCCTTTGCAAAACCGTTCTGAAGAACTCAACAAGTCAACATATACATAAAAAGTCTCCAGTTTAAAACACCCCAAATTTTAAATGCTTTATTAGTATTCAGTAATCAATATCATTGGAAAttaaaactgaaaacaaaaggaATTGGTTTGAACTGGCAGTCAGATGTGACACGATTAAATACAATTTTTTATGGGTAAAGAACTAAAGACTGTAATAAATACTAGGAAAGATTTATCACCTATAAAATCATGGAGTTGCTGCCTTGCTATTCTATGGGCACGAAGAAAGGCAGCACAAATGGAACATGCAGATTCCAACCTTTCCACAGTAAAATAGGTTACCAACTTCTGAGGGCAAATGCTTGTTTGAAGAAACTTGTAGTAATTTGGGAAATGAACTTGAGATTTTAAACCTTTCCAGTCACATAAAGGCTCATTTGAAACCAAGTCAAATGCTTCATCTACAGATTGCATCAAAATATTTGCAGTAGATTTTGTAATCCTTCCCTCATCAAGCAAGGTCCAGTAAGCAGCTTGAACTCCTGATATTAGAAATGAGTTGTTACTAGCAAATGATGTCACAGTCAGTATAGAAACCTTAAATTTATACCAGGGCTTTTCCAACACAAATTTAGTAACAAGTGGTAGGAgcgaaataataaaaaaatacaaaattaaataaaaattattaaatttaccaTTCAAATGGCGTTCACGTATATCTTTCAAATTTGTAATGTCCAGGTTATTATCACTTTCATCTGCAGTATGAGGGTGTACAGGTTCACTGTCCACATCATTTAAGCTTGTAATGTATCTTTTCACTGTGGGCCAATCAGCAGGCCCCAATTCCTCGTCATCTCCAAGATCACCAAAAGCCTCTAATGCTTTGTTCAACATTTCATATTTCGTGTAATGCAGTATGCGCCTCtgttatataaaaaataaataaaaaatgggtATAAATAGAGGGAAGCTTTTTCCGAAACATTGATATGGTCCTCAAGGAAAAATTTCTTGGCATCTAACAGAAAAGTTTAGAAATGATATGGGACACATATTGAGTGTTAGAGCAGCCCAAGCTGACATGAAATTCCAAAAGTTGGTATTGGTGATGCCTAGCATTGTTTGAAGCTATTAAACTCTAGTATCCCTTTCAAACAGTTAAGCACATGAATACCATACTGCCCTTTCACATGTAACAGAAAGTTTGAGATCATATCTTATTTGAGTGTTGGACCTTAGCTTTGTCTACCCGAGAGAATGTGAGGATCAATTTTAGGTCACTGATACAATGTTGTGCTAACCAACTTGTAAATCTTGGTTTTGCTAAAAGTTAATACTAGAATCAGTTTTGAAGTTTTGAGATTGTAGCCTCCAATTCCGATGTTGAAAAAAGTGCCCAAGTTACTAAGGTTGAAGTTATAATTTATATTCAAAAGGTTTTAGAGTCAGATGAGACAAATATCGAGTTGTAGTGTAAAGACAATCCAGGGTATATTCAGGAATAGTAGAATCCTCACCTTAGCTGCTGATAGCCTATCCATTGCTAGAAAGTGTAAAACGAATTGTGTGGTTGAACCATTCACAATAAGTGTCAAGAAGACAATTCCACCAGTGAAGAAAACAAACTGCAGAGATGAAAACAATAATATATCAGCAACCTGCAACCCACCCTTAATATATTTACCATCTGGTGCCCAGATTTcattaatttgtttgcaaacCTATCATACAGAACATATATaaatctgtgtgtgtgtgtgtgtgtgtgtgagcaTGAAATTCCAAACATATACCCGGACTCCTGTGTCGGAACTGAGAAGCGTAGAACTGTCACTAGTACGCTACAAAAACAAAAGTAAATCAATTAGAAGCAatcaaccaaagaaaaaaaaatggaaaggtTCACAGGGTGCTAATGTGAATTGGGTCAAAAACCAACTAGGGGTAAAGTTAATGTTCCCTTAGTACAAACGTAAATTAGTAACAGCTTACCTTAACCGATAGTGCAAGTGATAATGCTACAGCGCCTCGCAGACCTGACCATATGAGGATTATAGCCTCCTTCCAATCTAAACCATAGCCAAAATACCGAAGCAAGGGAAATGATACTCCAACAACTATAATCCGCGAAATTTGTACATAAACATACAGAAGAACAAGATAGGCCCAAGATTTTCCTGAAATAAAACTAGTTAGAGTTACAGAAATTTGGTAAAAATAGACATATAAAGTAAGGAAGCATTAATACTAGGGACCTATTTTGAAGGATAAGAATACAGTAAGGGAAAAGGGTGAAATACaacatgaaaataaataatcttaaaTTTCAAACAGACTAGTATACAATTATGCAGAATATCAAATATACAATATGTATAGATCTCGACACTTCATTCTCATCTGCCTTGGCAGATAAGGCTCATTTTAAGTCTTGCAAATTTTCAATTGCTACAATAATTTACTAATGAAGCCACTTTGAATGTTGTCCTTAGCTGACATCTTCAATTTGATGCCTCAATTAACCTAGTTCATAATTTAAGCATTCATCACAGACATGGCTGATAGTGTGATTATACTTCTCTCATATAACTGCCTAAGATAGTTTCTTTTCACATTGGTCCATGAATAAAGCCACAGGGTGGAAGGCTGACTATGCTCTCAACTCCTTTCTCACTAattcatctttcttcatgtCGCTTATCTGCTATCTTTTCTTTACTGTTTTTGGTAAaaactttcttcttttttcactcTGCTAGTTCACCATTAACACACTCAGAGTTGTAGACACATACATCAGCAATTCCATCTAAGTAAGTATGACCACACCGTAACATAAATTAAAGGGTTTGCAGTGCATGCAGGaagaaatacacacacacacacatatcataagaatagtgtgtgtgtgcgcgcttGTATATATAGCTATAAGAATAGTGAGCATTTACCATTTCCCAAAATATTATCAGTATCTAGAACACCTTCGGCTATAACAACTCCGCTGAAAAGGGAAAGAGAAATTGCTTCTTAATGTATGTAGCTAGTGCATAAGGCATGGTATAGTAATTACTAAAAGTTAGTTATGCTGCTTTCCATTTTATTACTGGCTTACTGCCACCAAATAAAAATGCTCTTACCTCAAGATGAAAATTAATGTATTAGCAATGTAGGCAATCATTTCCCTGCCAAAAGATGCGTAGAGTATGAGCAGATCATCATTTCAAAAGAGAAAATTAGTCACTGACTCAATTAGCACTTCAATTTTCAATAGCATGTCATCAACAACTTACAAGTATACTCCAATAATCTCCAGGTTAAATTAATTCTTTTAATAGAAATGAACAATTCACAACTTTCCTGTGCTCTCTGTTTCAGTAATTAAAAAGAAGAATAGGGATCCACTGATCACCGGAGtttgatttatgaaaacaaacaGGCTACTTTATTTCGGATTGATAATCAGTGTCTTTCTGatttagaaattaataacaataATATCTATTATCAATCACTTGGCCCCTTGTTTCATAAGTCAAACAGGCTACTTCCAATTGAAAACCACAACTAAAAGATATACCAGAAATGATGTAAGCTTTGCTGGCTTTCACCCTTAAAAGCTGTCTTTGCAACCGCAGCATAAAACCTGTCAGAAGAGTATATTATTAAAATGATGTATCCAAACTGCGCAACGGAATTCTTTCAGACCATTTAGCTTACATTCCTAAAGTCATCACTGTCAAAACGCCAGACACAGCTGCACCCTCTTGAGCCTATTGCACAGGGAAAAAAGAACCATCTTCAGTGTCTCCATAAACATATTATGCAGGGAAACCACTAACTATTAACCAAATTACAAATTCAACAGTGTAACTGAGACCTCAGAAATATCTTTGCGTTGCAAAAGAGGAGGGACAAAGACAGCTTATTGCAGGCATTGGTTATTTTAGAGTTATATATATTATGGAAACAACAACAAACAGAGACAAAGAACCATCAAAAAAGGATCTGACATAAAAGTAGTCAACTAACTAGTCATCTGTTAACTAATTGCAGAACCATCTCTATCCCTTTTATGACAGGTTGCTAGACTAATAATTTGCAAGCAATGTACGCACATTTTGACACACAGGAACAGAAATTAGGCATGCCAATCATATGAACATAATCAATGAAGCATCCCAATGTTGGAGAGGAACATACAGTGAAGTAGGCCACATAGCTCACAGCCACTGTTAGTGTGATCTCTATCACAGTGTCATTGAAAATGAACCCAAGCCACAGGACAGATATTATACCAAAAGCAAGACCAATACCTACACTGGACCAATTAAAAAAAGTTATATAATCAGAGAAAAACAGTCCTCCTTGCTCAAAGAAAATATGAGACATACGCTCCAAATGCAACTTCAGATAGAAATTTAATTATGGCTGCCCAGTCATAGCTCTTTCCGAGGACCATTTGATAGAATAGCTGATAAACCACAATTGCTGTCCTGAACATGACATTAAACAAATTCAGAGGAGAGAAAACATGTACTAGTTAACATTATAAATGAAAACAACAATAATTCCACACATTAACCACCATGGGTTTCTCCTTGACAATATATTGAATTAGTATAGAATAGAGAGCATCTGGCAAGAAATAGTACTAGATTACTGAAAATATATACCCATCATTCATCAAGGACTCTCCTTCGATTATTGTACTCAGTTTTTTGCTTGCACCAAGCTCTTTTAATAGAGCAACAACAGCCACGGGATCAGTAGCACTCAAAAGTCCTCCCAACAACAATGATGTTTTCCAAGTCCAGCCATAAGGGAAAGTGAGCTGCAATAATATGCCACAGCATAAATATACAACCCAAAAATATAACCTAAGCAAGTTGTAGAATACCTTCAAAGCAGATCCAAGACAGAAGGTTGATATCAAAACACCTGGGCCAGCTAGTATAATCATTTGAAGAATACACCTCTGCATGAAAAAATGGACAAAAATCAGCAGGTTCGTTTCATGTCTGACCATAATTTCAAATCAGCCAGTGAGTTTGCACAAAATCACAAGCAAGAATTGCAAAAAGGTTGTTTTGCTTATGCTATACATATGTTTCTGACTATTAGCAATTGTGCAATGTCCTTAAGTATACAATAAGCCGATGCTCTATATCCAAAAAGTTGTAGATAAATGTCATGAGCTTTACATGCCTGTAGCATATTAAAAATGTATGAGCAAGAAAAGAAACCTTTATTTGGTGCACTTCCAAAGAAAATGAACTCTCAAAAAGAAGGGCAGGAAGAAAAACGGCCAATAGAAGGTCAGGATCAATAGATGCCcctgcaaaataaaaaaaatcatgctGCTTATCAGAGGTGTATAACTATAAGAAGGTCCACCAAGTgtgcaaacaaaacaaaaaaattagtaAAAGACTAACAT
Coding sequences within:
- the LOC133709521 gene encoding sodium/hydrogen exchanger 7-like isoform X2, with amino-acid sequence MMAIVVYQLFYQMVLGKSYDWAAIIKFLSEVAFGAVGIGLAFGIISVLWLGFIFNDTVIEITLTVAVSYVAYFTAQEGAAVSGVLTVMTLGMFYAAVAKTAFKGESQQSLHHFWEMIAYIANTLIFILSGVVIAEGVLDTDNILGNGKSWAYLVLLYVYVQISRIIVVGVSFPLLRYFGYGLDWKEAIILIWSGLRGAVALSLALSVKRTSDSSTLLSSDTGVRFVFFTGGIVFLTLIVNGSTTQFVLHFLAMDRLSAAKRRILHYTKYEMLNKALEAFGDLGDDEELGPADWPTVKRYITSLNDVDSEPVHPHTADESDNNLDITNLKDIRERHLNGVQAAYWTLLDEGRITKSTANILMQSVDEAFDLVSNEPLCDWKGLKSQVHFPNYYKFLQTSICPQKLVTYFTVERLESACSICAAFLRAHRIARQQLHDFIGDSDIASIIINESEAEGEEAKKFLEDVRVTFPQVLRVVKTRQVTYSVLNHLIDYLQNLEKVGLLEEKEMLHLHDAVQTDLKKLLRNPPMVKVPKITDLININPLMGALPSSVREQLEGSTKETMKLRGVTLYKEGSKPTGIWLISTGVVKWTSKSMKNKHSLHPTFTHGSTLGLYEVLTGKPYICDIITDSVVLCFFIENHEIHSMLRSDPSVEDFLWQESAIMLLKLLLPQKFEKMSMQDLRVLVAERSTTTVYIRGEFVEIPYHSIGFLLEGFVKTQGIQEELITSPAPLLSSRSYQSFQNLETLGTMGSRTSFSRQGASFSHQGSSYLVETRSRVIVFNMAAFESDSTLNRGTSSFLSHGVDHPLRSLSREIRPLMSWPEQFFKPKQQKQSPEGTNQQADSLSTRAMQLSIYGSMVNVRLRTRSFPRSGPTKPSHTVSYPNVPLSNSRPLVSVRSEGASTVRKNLEVRKFAEKITPPGQSSTNPKGSHVVIDDSSDESGGEDDVIIRIDSPSRLSFDKVI
- the LOC133709521 gene encoding sodium/hydrogen exchanger 8-like isoform X1, whose product is MATVTESAMPFRLLAEEEDDSSSPSDAVAFVGLCLVLGIACRHVLRGTRVPYTVALLILGIAIGSIEYGTHHHLGKIGDGIRIWASIDPDLLLAVFLPALLFESSFSLEVHQIKRCILQMIILAGPGVLISTFCLGSALKLTFPYGWTWKTSLLLGGLLSATDPVAVVALLKELGASKKLSTIIEGESLMNDGTAIVVYQLFYQMVLGKSYDWAAIIKFLSEVAFGAVGIGLAFGIISVLWLGFIFNDTVIEITLTVAVSYVAYFTAQEGAAVSGVLTVMTLGMFYAAVAKTAFKGESQQSLHHFWEMIAYIANTLIFILSGVVIAEGVLDTDNILGNGKSWAYLVLLYVYVQISRIIVVGVSFPLLRYFGYGLDWKEAIILIWSGLRGAVALSLALSVKRTSDSSTLLSSDTGVRFVFFTGGIVFLTLIVNGSTTQFVLHFLAMDRLSAAKRRILHYTKYEMLNKALEAFGDLGDDEELGPADWPTVKRYITSLNDVDSEPVHPHTADESDNNLDITNLKDIRERHLNGVQAAYWTLLDEGRITKSTANILMQSVDEAFDLVSNEPLCDWKGLKSQVHFPNYYKFLQTSICPQKLVTYFTVERLESACSICAAFLRAHRIARQQLHDFIGDSDIASIIINESEAEGEEAKKFLEDVRVTFPQVLRVVKTRQVTYSVLNHLIDYLQNLEKVGLLEEKEMLHLHDAVQTDLKKLLRNPPMVKVPKITDLININPLMGALPSSVREQLEGSTKETMKLRGVTLYKEGSKPTGIWLISTGVVKWTSKSMKNKHSLHPTFTHGSTLGLYEVLTGKPYICDIITDSVVLCFFIENHEIHSMLRSDPSVEDFLWQESAIMLLKLLLPQKFEKMSMQDLRVLVAERSTTTVYIRGEFVEIPYHSIGFLLEGFVKTQGIQEELITSPAPLLSSRSYQSFQNLETLGTMGSRTSFSRQGASFSHQGSSYLVETRSRVIVFNMAAFESDSTLNRGTSSFLSHGVDHPLRSLSREIRPLMSWPEQFFKPKQQKQSPEGTNQQADSLSTRAMQLSIYGSMVNVRLRTRSFPRSGPTKPSHTVSYPNVPLSNSRPLVSVRSEGASTVRKNLEVRKFAEKITPPGQSSTNPKGSHVVIDDSSDESGGEDDVIIRIDSPSRLSFDKVI